Proteins from a genomic interval of Pelosinus sp. IPA-1:
- a CDS encoding Fur family transcriptional regulator: protein MAIDMGDIREKFQEKQYKLTPQRKIILEAFVDHQDEHLSAEDVHTIVRQHSSEIGLATVYRTLELFSELEVLQKMDFGDGRSRYEINEKTTPHHHHHLICLTCNKVKEFEDDLLETLETVISRKSNFLIVDHQVKFYGYCQECQKKNEG from the coding sequence ATGGCAATTGATATGGGAGATATTAGGGAGAAATTTCAAGAAAAGCAATACAAGTTAACACCACAGCGTAAAATAATTTTAGAGGCTTTCGTAGATCATCAAGATGAACATTTAAGTGCAGAAGATGTACATACCATTGTTCGCCAACATTCTTCGGAGATTGGTCTTGCTACTGTATATCGTACATTAGAACTATTTAGTGAATTAGAAGTTTTGCAGAAAATGGATTTTGGCGATGGACGTAGTCGTTATGAAATCAATGAGAAAACCACACCGCATCATCATCATCACTTAATATGTTTGACTTGCAATAAGGTAAAAGAATTTGAAGATGATTTATTGGAGACATTGGAAACTGTGATTTCTCGCAAAAGTAATTTTTTAATTGTTGATCATCAGGTAAAATTTTATGGATACTGTCAAGAGTGTCAGAAAAAAAATGAAGGCTAA
- a CDS encoding MBL fold metallo-hydrolase, which translates to MKIIKLEVGNLGANCYIVYCEKTLNGAVIDPGGNAQDIIRVINQENIKIVSIINTHGHADHIGDNDRIKEHTGAPVMIHKEDAGMLISSQGNLSMYIGSNLICQAADVLLSDGQKIMVGELEFQVIHTPGHTPGGICLKVNDVVFSGDTLFQQSIGRSDFPGGSHNQLVNSIKERLLVLADETTILPGHGGETTIINERQNNPFLQ; encoded by the coding sequence ATGAAAATAATAAAGTTAGAAGTAGGAAACCTCGGCGCTAATTGCTATATTGTATATTGCGAGAAAACTTTAAATGGCGCAGTGATTGATCCCGGCGGCAATGCGCAAGATATTATTCGTGTTATTAATCAAGAAAACATAAAAATAGTATCGATCATAAATACTCACGGGCATGCTGATCATATTGGAGATAATGATAGAATAAAAGAGCATACTGGCGCACCCGTTATGATTCATAAAGAAGATGCAGGCATGTTAATAAGTTCCCAAGGAAATTTGTCCATGTATATCGGTAGTAATCTTATATGTCAAGCTGCGGATGTCTTGCTAAGTGATGGCCAAAAAATTATGGTGGGTGAACTAGAATTTCAGGTTATACATACTCCAGGTCACACACCTGGTGGAATTTGTCTTAAGGTCAATGATGTGGTATTTAGTGGTGACACCTTGTTTCAACAATCCATTGGTAGATCTGATTTTCCTGGCGGATCACATAATCAGCTAGTGAATAGTATAAAAGAGCGATTGTTAGTGCTTGCAGACGAGACTACGATTTTGCCTGGTCATGGGGGCGAAACAACGATTATCAACGAGCGTCAAAATAATCCTTTTTTGCAGTAA
- the hisS gene encoding histidine--tRNA ligase yields the protein MLVTGPRGTKDILPAASSNWQYIEKTVRDICRLYLYKEIRTPVFEHTELFLRGIGETTDIVEKEMYTFTDRGERSLTLRPENTAAVVRSFLENKLYAETLLNKLFYIGPMFRYDRPQAGRYRQFHQFGIEALGSKGPAIDAEVIMLAVQLLKKLGLDDLHLYLNSVGCPECRPVYREKLQSYLQEKTSNLCTDCQSRFDRNPMRILDCKKEKCAEQSQGAPQIVDCLCDECSEHFSQLKELLTLAGVEFTLNPRLVRGLDYYTKTAFEIQYAPLGAQSAVCGGGRYDGLVAECGGPSTPGIGFAVGIERILLALEKQNLLPEAANAIDVFIAPMGTAMQGMAFALLCNLRENSITAEMDFMEKGIKWQMKQANKYPARFVAIIGEDEAAQGKVMLKNMQTGVQELVDVNEIQQKIQLDMED from the coding sequence ATGTTGGTAACAGGTCCACGGGGGACTAAAGATATATTGCCTGCAGCTAGTAGTAATTGGCAATATATTGAAAAAACAGTGCGTGACATTTGCCGCCTATACCTATATAAAGAAATTCGTACTCCAGTTTTTGAACATACGGAATTATTTCTGCGTGGTATTGGGGAGACAACTGACATTGTAGAAAAAGAAATGTATACTTTTACAGATAGAGGAGAACGTAGTCTTACATTAAGGCCTGAAAATACAGCAGCAGTAGTACGTTCTTTTTTAGAGAATAAACTCTATGCGGAAACGTTGCTTAATAAGCTATTTTACATAGGTCCTATGTTTCGCTACGACCGCCCCCAAGCCGGTAGATATCGGCAATTTCATCAATTTGGTATTGAAGCTTTAGGTTCAAAAGGACCTGCTATTGATGCTGAAGTTATTATGTTAGCGGTACAGCTATTGAAAAAATTAGGACTTGATGACTTACACTTATATTTGAATTCTGTAGGTTGTCCTGAGTGTCGTCCTGTATATCGTGAAAAATTGCAAAGCTATTTACAGGAAAAAACATCCAATTTGTGTACAGACTGTCAATCTCGCTTTGATCGCAACCCTATGCGTATTCTTGACTGCAAAAAAGAAAAATGCGCTGAACAGTCTCAGGGAGCTCCCCAAATCGTTGATTGTTTATGTGATGAGTGTAGTGAGCATTTCAGTCAATTAAAAGAATTACTAACACTTGCTGGGGTTGAATTTACACTAAATCCACGTTTGGTTCGTGGCTTGGATTATTACACTAAAACTGCTTTTGAAATTCAATACGCACCGCTCGGGGCACAAAGTGCTGTATGTGGTGGTGGTCGGTATGATGGTTTAGTGGCAGAATGTGGGGGACCTTCTACACCAGGGATTGGTTTTGCAGTTGGTATAGAAAGAATCCTACTGGCTTTAGAAAAACAAAATTTGTTGCCCGAGGCAGCTAATGCGATTGACGTATTTATTGCTCCTATGGGGACTGCTATGCAAGGTATGGCATTTGCCTTATTGTGTAATTTACGAGAAAATAGTATAACTGCTGAGATGGATTTTATGGAAAAAGGTATAAAGTGGCAAATGAAACAAGCGAATAAATACCCAGCTCGTTTTGTCGCGATTATCGGGGAAGATGAAGCGGCACAAGGAAAGGTCATGTTGAAAAATATGCAAACGGGTGTGCAGGAACTTGTGGATGTGAATGAAATACAACAAAAGATACAATTAGATATGGAGGATTAA
- a CDS encoding AI-2E family transporter — translation MSFKSYDTWFKISILLLGFYVIVKVTPIYFPIIIAMVLAFILNPLVSYISSIGLGGKKLYIGRSIAVLCAFFLTTFLLLIMGTFVLLPFIHEFDKFIVDLPGLILKVQEMIIEIQQRASVLDLPANINTLIDQTIASAASFSADLARRILQAFFGFASSIVELVVVPVLTYYFLKDWSVLKDKIITMFTVESRGKVRKIIEEMATVISAYIRGQVLISIVIGVFVFSGMYLLEVDYPLVLGLLAACTETIPIVGPIIGSVPAIMLAYLTSPALAFKVVIFYIIVHQVENQIVVPNIMGHTIDLHPVIIIISLLIGGQLWGIIGMMLAVPAAALLRVLIRQLWITNER, via the coding sequence ATGTCATTTAAATCATATGATACATGGTTTAAAATAAGTATCTTATTATTAGGGTTTTATGTAATTGTTAAAGTGACGCCAATTTATTTTCCCATCATTATTGCCATGGTTTTGGCTTTTATATTAAATCCATTGGTAAGTTACATATCCAGTATTGGACTTGGCGGGAAAAAGCTATATATTGGACGTAGTATAGCAGTGTTATGTGCATTTTTCCTAACAACATTTTTATTACTAATCATGGGGACCTTTGTTTTGTTACCATTTATACATGAGTTTGATAAGTTTATTGTAGATTTACCTGGATTAATCCTAAAAGTCCAAGAAATGATTATAGAAATTCAACAACGTGCCAGTGTATTGGATTTGCCTGCTAATATTAACACTCTAATCGATCAGACGATTGCAAGTGCCGCTTCATTTTCAGCAGATTTAGCTAGGCGTATCTTGCAAGCCTTTTTCGGCTTTGCATCGAGTATTGTCGAACTTGTGGTAGTACCAGTCTTAACCTACTATTTTTTAAAAGACTGGAGTGTCTTGAAAGATAAAATTATAACCATGTTCACCGTAGAATCACGTGGAAAAGTACGTAAAATCATTGAAGAAATGGCGACTGTTATTAGTGCTTATATTCGGGGACAAGTATTGATTAGCATTGTTATTGGAGTGTTTGTTTTTAGTGGCATGTATCTACTAGAGGTAGATTATCCACTAGTGTTAGGACTTCTCGCTGCCTGCACAGAAACAATCCCGATTGTTGGTCCTATAATCGGATCTGTACCTGCCATTATGCTTGCATATTTAACTTCACCAGCGTTGGCATTTAAGGTCGTCATATTTTATATTATTGTTCATCAAGTTGAAAACCAAATTGTAGTACCTAATATTATGGGACATACTATTGATTTACATCCTGTCATTATAATTATTAGTCTGTTGATTGGTGGTCAATTGTGGGGGATTATTGGTATGATGCTAGCTGTTCCGGCGGCAGCACTGTTAAGAGTATTGATTAGACAGTTATGGATTACAAATGAAAGATAG
- the dtd gene encoding D-aminoacyl-tRNA deacylase, translated as MRAVVQRTLQSNVTVENNKIAAIGQGLTVLLGVGHEDTEQDSYYLAEKIINLRIFSDISGKMNLSLLDINGELLVVSQFTLFADCRKGRRPSFDGAAPPELAQKLYEVFIEKCKQLGIKVACGKFQSEMLVALDNHGPVTMLLDSKRIF; from the coding sequence ATGAGGGCTGTTGTTCAACGTACACTACAATCAAATGTAACAGTGGAAAATAATAAGATTGCTGCAATCGGGCAAGGTTTAACAGTTTTATTAGGTGTAGGACATGAAGATACGGAGCAAGATTCTTACTATTTGGCAGAAAAAATTATAAATTTACGAATTTTTTCCGATATTAGTGGTAAAATGAATTTATCACTATTGGATATAAATGGTGAACTATTAGTAGTATCTCAGTTTACCCTATTTGCCGATTGTCGTAAGGGGCGCAGGCCTAGCTTTGATGGTGCAGCCCCTCCTGAGCTCGCTCAAAAGTTATATGAAGTATTTATTGAAAAATGTAAGCAGTTAGGTATAAAAGTTGCTTGTGGAAAATTTCAATCCGAAATGTTAGTAGCACTGGATAACCATGGGCCAGTAACAATGCTCCTTGATAGCAAACGTATTTTTTAG
- a CDS encoding bifunctional (p)ppGpp synthetase/guanosine-3',5'-bis(diphosphate) 3'-pyrophosphohydrolase, producing the protein MGIETQTTIEEIIKKIQSYQPDAPIEIVIQAYELAVDAHKGQTRASGEEYICHPLGVARILAELQIDALTISASLLHDVVEDTAFSLEEIEKLFGKEIAMLVDGVTKLSRIEYKSKEEQQLENFRKMFLAMARDIRVVLIKLADRLHNMRTLKHMPEHKQRRISQETHEIFAPLAHRLGISNVKWELEDLAFRYLEPEKYYELVEKVKQKRREREQIINEAVRILSERLDEVDIKADIQGRPKHFYSIYKKMLKGNKDLSEIYDLSAVRILVDTVKDCYGALGVVHTLWKPLPLRFKDYIAMPKSNMYQSLHTTVIGTEGQPLEIQIRTMDMHRTSEYGIAAHWRYKEGSKGANKDFDEKLTWLRQLSEWQQDLRDPHEFMETVKLDIFSDEVFVFTPKGDVIDLPAGSIPIDFAYRIHTGVGNRCIGARINGKIVPLETKLANGDIVEIITTKTGNGPSRDWLNIVGSSDTKNKIRQWFKKEKREENIIKGREMLEKESKKLGYDWREITKGERLSEVGKKFNIQTEEDLMAALGYGGVTTHGIMTKLIEAYKKELRSTTSPDVSKLLAKLKPHNTTSKSGHGILVEGESGLMVRLAKCCNPLPGDAIIGYITRGRGVSVHRADCTNILVQPEEYERMIEVGWDLTVGNLYKVIVEVIGVDRSELLSDILMVTSESKIKVSSVNAKVIKNNMGSITLTLDLSNLNQLEHIMTKMRRVKDVYSVHRAMPNLGGVG; encoded by the coding sequence ATGGGCATTGAAACGCAGACCACTATTGAAGAAATTATAAAAAAAATACAATCCTATCAGCCTGATGCTCCCATAGAAATTGTCATACAAGCTTATGAACTTGCTGTTGATGCTCATAAAGGTCAAACTCGAGCTTCAGGTGAAGAATACATTTGTCATCCACTGGGAGTAGCGAGAATCCTAGCTGAACTACAAATTGATGCATTAACGATTAGTGCATCTTTACTGCATGATGTTGTAGAAGATACTGCTTTTTCCTTAGAAGAAATTGAAAAGTTATTTGGTAAAGAAATCGCTATGTTAGTGGATGGCGTGACAAAGCTAAGTCGCATCGAGTATAAGTCGAAAGAGGAACAACAATTAGAAAACTTTCGTAAAATGTTTTTGGCTATGGCAAGGGATATCCGTGTAGTTTTAATAAAATTAGCAGATCGTCTGCATAATATGCGAACCTTAAAACATATGCCTGAACACAAGCAGCGTAGAATTTCTCAGGAAACTCACGAGATCTTTGCGCCTCTGGCTCATCGTCTGGGAATATCCAATGTGAAATGGGAGCTAGAGGACTTGGCTTTTCGTTATTTAGAGCCAGAGAAATATTATGAACTTGTAGAAAAGGTTAAGCAAAAACGTCGTGAGCGAGAGCAAATTATTAATGAAGCTGTTAGAATTTTATCAGAACGCTTAGATGAAGTTGATATTAAAGCGGATATTCAAGGCCGTCCTAAACATTTTTATAGCATATATAAAAAAATGCTTAAAGGAAATAAGGATCTTAGTGAAATTTATGACTTGTCTGCTGTTCGTATTTTAGTAGATACCGTTAAAGATTGTTATGGTGCTTTAGGTGTTGTGCATACCTTATGGAAGCCCTTGCCACTTAGGTTTAAGGACTATATTGCGATGCCAAAGAGTAATATGTATCAATCGCTACATACAACTGTAATTGGAACAGAGGGACAACCACTGGAAATTCAAATTAGAACCATGGATATGCATCGTACCTCTGAATACGGAATTGCAGCTCATTGGCGATATAAAGAGGGCTCTAAGGGGGCCAATAAAGATTTTGATGAGAAATTAACCTGGCTGCGGCAATTATCAGAGTGGCAGCAAGATTTGCGAGATCCCCATGAGTTTATGGAAACTGTAAAGTTAGATATTTTCTCTGATGAAGTCTTTGTTTTTACACCCAAAGGGGATGTAATTGATTTACCTGCAGGTTCAATTCCAATTGATTTTGCTTATCGGATTCACACTGGGGTAGGAAATCGCTGTATTGGTGCTCGAATTAATGGTAAAATAGTCCCATTAGAAACTAAACTGGCAAATGGGGACATCGTTGAAATTATTACAACGAAAACCGGTAATGGACCAAGTAGAGATTGGCTAAATATTGTTGGATCCTCTGATACCAAGAATAAAATTCGTCAGTGGTTTAAAAAAGAGAAACGGGAAGAAAACATTATTAAGGGCCGAGAGATGCTCGAGAAAGAGAGCAAGAAACTAGGTTATGATTGGCGAGAAATAACCAAAGGTGAAAGATTATCTGAGGTAGGGAAAAAATTCAATATACAGACGGAAGAGGATTTGATGGCGGCATTGGGTTATGGGGGAGTGACAACCCATGGCATTATGACGAAGCTAATTGAAGCCTATAAAAAAGAATTACGCAGCACTACGTCTCCTGACGTATCAAAGCTATTGGCAAAGCTTAAACCGCACAATACTACTAGTAAATCAGGCCATGGTATTTTGGTTGAGGGAGAGTCGGGTCTAATGGTAAGATTAGCCAAATGCTGTAATCCTTTACCTGGAGATGCAATTATTGGCTATATTACTAGAGGACGTGGAGTTTCGGTACATCGGGCGGATTGTACTAATATTTTGGTTCAGCCAGAAGAATATGAGCGTATGATAGAAGTTGGCTGGGATTTGACTGTCGGGAATTTATATAAAGTAATTGTTGAAGTTATCGGTGTCGATCGTTCTGAATTGTTATCTGATATTTTAATGGTTACTTCTGAGAGTAAGATAAAAGTTAGTTCCGTTAATGCTAAAGTCATTAAAAATAATATGGGATCTATTACGCTAACGTTGGATCTTAGTAATTTGAATCAATTAGAACATATTATGACCAAGATGAGGCGAGTAAAAGATGTATATAGTGTGCATCGTGCTATGCCAAATTTAGGAGGCGTAGGATGA